The following coding sequences are from one Anabas testudineus chromosome 16, fAnaTes1.2, whole genome shotgun sequence window:
- the wdtc1 gene encoding WD and tetratricopeptide repeats protein 1 isoform X3, with amino-acid sequence MFCGQAMTTVNITRDILHRQIQDKRASSFQRFYHVTDPFIKRLGLEAELQGHTGCVNCLEWNERGDLLASGSDDQHAIIWDPFRHKKLTTMHTGHAANIFSVKFLPHSGDRILVTGAADTKVHVHDLTVKETIHMFSDHTNRVKRIATAPMWPNTFWSAAEDGIIRQYDLRESSKRSEVLIDLTEFCGQLVEAKCLAINPRDNNYLAVGANGPFVRLYDIRMIHNYRKSLIQSTSAAVHTFCDRQKPIPDGAGQYYVAGHLPVKLPDYNNRLRVLVATYVTFSPDGTELLVNMGGEQVYLFDLTFKQRPYTFLIPKMSSTGDVQNGKTTNGVSNGIHLPNSHIRFAGTKMCTSSELPPHLEKIKQQANDAFARQQWTQAIQLYSLGIHRASCNAMLYGNRAAAYMKRKWDGDHYDALRDCLKALTLNPGHLKAHFRLARCLFELKYVAEALECLDDFKGKFPEQAHSSACDALDKDIKAALFSKTESEDKKANSSIRFHSFSQKESIPEDELVLRERSFDYKHRYCGHCNTTTDIKEANFFGSKGQYIVSGSDDGSFFIWEKETTNLVRILQGDESIVNCLQPHPSYCFLATSGIDPVVRLWNPRPETDSENGRVVEDMEGAAQANQRRMNADPLEVMLLNMGYRITGLRGVGPDGSDDEDSSEGQVQCRPS; translated from the exons ATGTTTTGTGGTCAGGCCATGACTACTGTCAACATCACCAGAGATATTCTGCACAGGCAGATACAG GACAAGAGAGCATCAAGCTTTCAAAGGTTCTACCATGTAACTGACCCGTTCATCAAGAGACTTGGACTGGAGGCCGAGCTTCAG GGCCATACTGGCTGTGTCAACTGTTTGGAGTGGAATGAACGAGGAGA TCTGCTGGCCTCAGGTTCAGATGATCAACATGCCATCATCTGGGATCCATTCAGACATAAGAAGCTTACTACTATGCACACAGGTCATGCAGCAAATATATTCTCTGTAAAG TTCCTCCCTCACTCTGGGGACAGAATATTGGTAACAGGTGCAGCTGACACAAAGGTCCACGTGCATGACCTGACTGTGAAGGAAACCATCCATATGTTTTCTGATCATACCAACAGAGTTAAGCGCATTGCCACTGCACCCATGTGGCCTAACACGTTCTGGAGTGCTGCAGAGGATGGCATTATCAG ACAATATGACTTGCGGGAGAGCAGTAAACGTTCAGAAGTGCTAATCGACTTGACAGAGTTTTGTGGTCAGCTAGTTGAGGCTAAGTGTCTAGCTATCAACCCACGGGACAACAACTACCTAGCAGTGGGAGCCAATGGTCCCTTTGTACGCCTCTATGACATCAGGATGATTCACAATTACAG GAAATCTTTGATTCAGAGCACATCAGCAGCTGTTCACACATTCTGTGACAGGCAGAAGCCGATCCCAGATGGAGCAGGGCAGTATTATGTTGCAG GGCACCTTCCAGTGAAACTCCCAGACTACAATAACCGCCTAAGGGTTCTGGTGGCCACCTATGTCACCTTCAGTCCAGATGGCACCGAGTTGCTTGTTAACATGGGTGGGGAACAG GTGTATTTGTTTGacttaacatttaaacagaGGCCATACACATTCTTGATCCCAAAAATGTCATCAACAG GAGATGTGCAGAATGGAAAGACGACAAATGGGGTCTCGAATGGAATTCACTTGCCAAACAGCCATATTCGCTTTGCTGGAACAAAGATGTGCACAAG tTCTGAGCTCCCTCCTCACttggaaaaaataaagcaacaagCTAATGACGCATTTGCCCGGCAGCAGTGGACTCAGGCCATCCAGCTATATAGCTTAGGTATTCATCGGGCCAGCTGTAATGCCATGCTCTATGGGAACCGGGCTGCAGCCTATATGAAACGCAAGTG GGATGGAGACCATTATGATGCTCTCAGGGACTGTCTGAAGGCTCTGACACTAAACCCCGGCCACCTGAAAGCACACTTCAGACTTGCGCGGTGTCTGTTTGAGCTAAAGTATGTGGCTGAGGCTCTGGAGTGTTTGGATGATTTCAAGGGAAAGTTTCCAGAGCAGGCACACAGTAGTGCCTGTGATGCCTTAGATAAAGACATTAAGGCTGCTCTCTTCTCCAAAACAGAATCAG AAGATAAGAAGGCCAACAGCTCTATTCGATTCCACTCCTTCAGTCAGAAGGAGTCCATCCCTGAAGATGAATTAGTCCTGAGAGAGCGCAGCTTTGACTACAAGCACAGATACTGCGGTCACTGCAACACTACCACTGACATCAAAGAGGCCAACTTCTTTGGAAG CAAAGGCCAGTACATTGTCAGTGGCTCAGACGATGGGTCCTTCTTTATCTGGGAAAAGGAGACAACTAATCTGGTGAGGATCCTGCAGGGAGATGAGTCCATAGTCAACTGCCTTCAGCCCCACCCCAGCTACTGCTTCCTTGCTACTAGTGGTATTGACCCTGTGGTTCGATTATGGAACCCCAGACCGGAG acagacagcgagAATGGACGAGTGGTGGAGGACATGGAGGGTGCTGCTCAGGCGAACCAGCGGCGTATGAATGCTGACCCACTGGAGGTTATGCTGCTTAACATGGGCTATCGCATCACAGGCCTGCGTGGCGTCGGCCCTGATGGATCAGATGATGAAGACAGCTCAGAGGGACAAGTACAATGTCGGCCAAGCTAA
- the wdtc1 gene encoding WD and tetratricopeptide repeats protein 1 isoform X1 produces MFCGQAMTTVNITRDILHRQIQDKRASSFQRFYHVTDPFIKRLGLEAELQGHTGCVNCLEWNERGDLLASGSDDQHAIIWDPFRHKKLTTMHTGHAANIFSVKFLPHSGDRILVTGAADTKVHVHDLTVKETIHMFSDHTNRVKRIATAPMWPNTFWSAAEDGIIRQYDLRESSKRSEVLIDLTEFCGQLVEAKCLAINPRDNNYLAVGANGPFVRLYDIRMIHNYRKSLIQSTSAAVHTFCDRQKPIPDGAGQYYVAGHLPVKLPDYNNRLRVLVATYVTFSPDGTELLVNMGGEQVYLFDLTFKQRPYTFLIPKMSSTGDVQNGKTTNGVSNGIHLPNSHIRFAGTKMCTSSELPPHLEKIKQQANDAFARQQWTQAIQLYSLGIHRASCNAMLYGNRAAAYMKRKWDGDHYDALRDCLKALTLNPGHLKAHFRLARCLFELKYVAEALECLDDFKGKFPEQAHSSACDALDKDIKAALFSKTESAEDKKANSSIRFHSFSQKESIPEDELVLRERSFDYKHRYCGHCNTTTDIKEANFFGSKGQYIVSGSDDGSFFIWEKETTNLVRILQGDESIVNCLQPHPSYCFLATSGIDPVVRLWNPRPETDSENGRVVEDMEGAAQANQRRMNADPLEVMLLNMGYRITGLRGVGPDGSDDEDSSEGQVQCRPS; encoded by the exons ATGTTTTGTGGTCAGGCCATGACTACTGTCAACATCACCAGAGATATTCTGCACAGGCAGATACAG GACAAGAGAGCATCAAGCTTTCAAAGGTTCTACCATGTAACTGACCCGTTCATCAAGAGACTTGGACTGGAGGCCGAGCTTCAG GGCCATACTGGCTGTGTCAACTGTTTGGAGTGGAATGAACGAGGAGA TCTGCTGGCCTCAGGTTCAGATGATCAACATGCCATCATCTGGGATCCATTCAGACATAAGAAGCTTACTACTATGCACACAGGTCATGCAGCAAATATATTCTCTGTAAAG TTCCTCCCTCACTCTGGGGACAGAATATTGGTAACAGGTGCAGCTGACACAAAGGTCCACGTGCATGACCTGACTGTGAAGGAAACCATCCATATGTTTTCTGATCATACCAACAGAGTTAAGCGCATTGCCACTGCACCCATGTGGCCTAACACGTTCTGGAGTGCTGCAGAGGATGGCATTATCAG ACAATATGACTTGCGGGAGAGCAGTAAACGTTCAGAAGTGCTAATCGACTTGACAGAGTTTTGTGGTCAGCTAGTTGAGGCTAAGTGTCTAGCTATCAACCCACGGGACAACAACTACCTAGCAGTGGGAGCCAATGGTCCCTTTGTACGCCTCTATGACATCAGGATGATTCACAATTACAG GAAATCTTTGATTCAGAGCACATCAGCAGCTGTTCACACATTCTGTGACAGGCAGAAGCCGATCCCAGATGGAGCAGGGCAGTATTATGTTGCAG GGCACCTTCCAGTGAAACTCCCAGACTACAATAACCGCCTAAGGGTTCTGGTGGCCACCTATGTCACCTTCAGTCCAGATGGCACCGAGTTGCTTGTTAACATGGGTGGGGAACAG GTGTATTTGTTTGacttaacatttaaacagaGGCCATACACATTCTTGATCCCAAAAATGTCATCAACAG GAGATGTGCAGAATGGAAAGACGACAAATGGGGTCTCGAATGGAATTCACTTGCCAAACAGCCATATTCGCTTTGCTGGAACAAAGATGTGCACAAG tTCTGAGCTCCCTCCTCACttggaaaaaataaagcaacaagCTAATGACGCATTTGCCCGGCAGCAGTGGACTCAGGCCATCCAGCTATATAGCTTAGGTATTCATCGGGCCAGCTGTAATGCCATGCTCTATGGGAACCGGGCTGCAGCCTATATGAAACGCAAGTG GGATGGAGACCATTATGATGCTCTCAGGGACTGTCTGAAGGCTCTGACACTAAACCCCGGCCACCTGAAAGCACACTTCAGACTTGCGCGGTGTCTGTTTGAGCTAAAGTATGTGGCTGAGGCTCTGGAGTGTTTGGATGATTTCAAGGGAAAGTTTCCAGAGCAGGCACACAGTAGTGCCTGTGATGCCTTAGATAAAGACATTAAGGCTGCTCTCTTCTCCAAAACAGAATCAG CAGAAGATAAGAAGGCCAACAGCTCTATTCGATTCCACTCCTTCAGTCAGAAGGAGTCCATCCCTGAAGATGAATTAGTCCTGAGAGAGCGCAGCTTTGACTACAAGCACAGATACTGCGGTCACTGCAACACTACCACTGACATCAAAGAGGCCAACTTCTTTGGAAG CAAAGGCCAGTACATTGTCAGTGGCTCAGACGATGGGTCCTTCTTTATCTGGGAAAAGGAGACAACTAATCTGGTGAGGATCCTGCAGGGAGATGAGTCCATAGTCAACTGCCTTCAGCCCCACCCCAGCTACTGCTTCCTTGCTACTAGTGGTATTGACCCTGTGGTTCGATTATGGAACCCCAGACCGGAG acagacagcgagAATGGACGAGTGGTGGAGGACATGGAGGGTGCTGCTCAGGCGAACCAGCGGCGTATGAATGCTGACCCACTGGAGGTTATGCTGCTTAACATGGGCTATCGCATCACAGGCCTGCGTGGCGTCGGCCCTGATGGATCAGATGATGAAGACAGCTCAGAGGGACAAGTACAATGTCGGCCAAGCTAA
- the wdtc1 gene encoding WD and tetratricopeptide repeats protein 1 isoform X5 — translation MFCGQAMTTVNITRDILHRQIQDKRASSFQRFYHVTDPFIKRLGLEAELQGHTGCVNCLEWNERGDLLASGSDDQHAIIWDPFRHKKLTTMHTGHAANIFSVKFLPHSGDRILVTGAADTKVHVHDLTVKETIHMFSDHTNRVKRIATAPMWPNTFWSAAEDGIIRQYDLRESSKRSEVLIDLTEFCGQLVEAKCLAINPRDNNYLAVGANGPFVRLYDIRMIHNYRKSLIQSTSAAVHTFCDRQKPIPDGAGQYYVAGHLPVKLPDYNNRLRVLVATYVTFSPDGTELLVNMGGEQVYLFDLTFKQRPYTFLIPKMSSTDVQNGKTTNGVSNGIHLPNSHIRFAGTKMCTSSELPPHLEKIKQQANDAFARQQWTQAIQLYSLGIHRASCNAMLYGNRAAAYMKRKWDGDHYDALRDCLKALTLNPGHLKAHFRLARCLFELKYVAEALECLDDFKGKFPEQAHSSACDALDKDIKAALFSKTESEDKKANSSIRFHSFSQKESIPEDELVLRERSFDYKHRYCGHCNTTTDIKEANFFGSKGQYIVSGSDDGSFFIWEKETTNLVRILQGDESIVNCLQPHPSYCFLATSGIDPVVRLWNPRPETDSENGRVVEDMEGAAQANQRRMNADPLEVMLLNMGYRITGLRGVGPDGSDDEDSSEGQVQCRPS, via the exons ATGTTTTGTGGTCAGGCCATGACTACTGTCAACATCACCAGAGATATTCTGCACAGGCAGATACAG GACAAGAGAGCATCAAGCTTTCAAAGGTTCTACCATGTAACTGACCCGTTCATCAAGAGACTTGGACTGGAGGCCGAGCTTCAG GGCCATACTGGCTGTGTCAACTGTTTGGAGTGGAATGAACGAGGAGA TCTGCTGGCCTCAGGTTCAGATGATCAACATGCCATCATCTGGGATCCATTCAGACATAAGAAGCTTACTACTATGCACACAGGTCATGCAGCAAATATATTCTCTGTAAAG TTCCTCCCTCACTCTGGGGACAGAATATTGGTAACAGGTGCAGCTGACACAAAGGTCCACGTGCATGACCTGACTGTGAAGGAAACCATCCATATGTTTTCTGATCATACCAACAGAGTTAAGCGCATTGCCACTGCACCCATGTGGCCTAACACGTTCTGGAGTGCTGCAGAGGATGGCATTATCAG ACAATATGACTTGCGGGAGAGCAGTAAACGTTCAGAAGTGCTAATCGACTTGACAGAGTTTTGTGGTCAGCTAGTTGAGGCTAAGTGTCTAGCTATCAACCCACGGGACAACAACTACCTAGCAGTGGGAGCCAATGGTCCCTTTGTACGCCTCTATGACATCAGGATGATTCACAATTACAG GAAATCTTTGATTCAGAGCACATCAGCAGCTGTTCACACATTCTGTGACAGGCAGAAGCCGATCCCAGATGGAGCAGGGCAGTATTATGTTGCAG GGCACCTTCCAGTGAAACTCCCAGACTACAATAACCGCCTAAGGGTTCTGGTGGCCACCTATGTCACCTTCAGTCCAGATGGCACCGAGTTGCTTGTTAACATGGGTGGGGAACAG GTGTATTTGTTTGacttaacatttaaacagaGGCCATACACATTCTTGATCCCAAAAATGTCATCAACAG ATGTGCAGAATGGAAAGACGACAAATGGGGTCTCGAATGGAATTCACTTGCCAAACAGCCATATTCGCTTTGCTGGAACAAAGATGTGCACAAG tTCTGAGCTCCCTCCTCACttggaaaaaataaagcaacaagCTAATGACGCATTTGCCCGGCAGCAGTGGACTCAGGCCATCCAGCTATATAGCTTAGGTATTCATCGGGCCAGCTGTAATGCCATGCTCTATGGGAACCGGGCTGCAGCCTATATGAAACGCAAGTG GGATGGAGACCATTATGATGCTCTCAGGGACTGTCTGAAGGCTCTGACACTAAACCCCGGCCACCTGAAAGCACACTTCAGACTTGCGCGGTGTCTGTTTGAGCTAAAGTATGTGGCTGAGGCTCTGGAGTGTTTGGATGATTTCAAGGGAAAGTTTCCAGAGCAGGCACACAGTAGTGCCTGTGATGCCTTAGATAAAGACATTAAGGCTGCTCTCTTCTCCAAAACAGAATCAG AAGATAAGAAGGCCAACAGCTCTATTCGATTCCACTCCTTCAGTCAGAAGGAGTCCATCCCTGAAGATGAATTAGTCCTGAGAGAGCGCAGCTTTGACTACAAGCACAGATACTGCGGTCACTGCAACACTACCACTGACATCAAAGAGGCCAACTTCTTTGGAAG CAAAGGCCAGTACATTGTCAGTGGCTCAGACGATGGGTCCTTCTTTATCTGGGAAAAGGAGACAACTAATCTGGTGAGGATCCTGCAGGGAGATGAGTCCATAGTCAACTGCCTTCAGCCCCACCCCAGCTACTGCTTCCTTGCTACTAGTGGTATTGACCCTGTGGTTCGATTATGGAACCCCAGACCGGAG acagacagcgagAATGGACGAGTGGTGGAGGACATGGAGGGTGCTGCTCAGGCGAACCAGCGGCGTATGAATGCTGACCCACTGGAGGTTATGCTGCTTAACATGGGCTATCGCATCACAGGCCTGCGTGGCGTCGGCCCTGATGGATCAGATGATGAAGACAGCTCAGAGGGACAAGTACAATGTCGGCCAAGCTAA
- the wdtc1 gene encoding WD and tetratricopeptide repeats protein 1 isoform X4 yields MTTVNITRDILHRQIQDKRASSFQRFYHVTDPFIKRLGLEAELQGHTGCVNCLEWNERGDLLASGSDDQHAIIWDPFRHKKLTTMHTGHAANIFSVKFLPHSGDRILVTGAADTKVHVHDLTVKETIHMFSDHTNRVKRIATAPMWPNTFWSAAEDGIIRQYDLRESSKRSEVLIDLTEFCGQLVEAKCLAINPRDNNYLAVGANGPFVRLYDIRMIHNYRKSLIQSTSAAVHTFCDRQKPIPDGAGQYYVAGHLPVKLPDYNNRLRVLVATYVTFSPDGTELLVNMGGEQVYLFDLTFKQRPYTFLIPKMSSTGDVQNGKTTNGVSNGIHLPNSHIRFAGTKMCTSSELPPHLEKIKQQANDAFARQQWTQAIQLYSLGIHRASCNAMLYGNRAAAYMKRKWDGDHYDALRDCLKALTLNPGHLKAHFRLARCLFELKYVAEALECLDDFKGKFPEQAHSSACDALDKDIKAALFSKTESAEDKKANSSIRFHSFSQKESIPEDELVLRERSFDYKHRYCGHCNTTTDIKEANFFGSKGQYIVSGSDDGSFFIWEKETTNLVRILQGDESIVNCLQPHPSYCFLATSGIDPVVRLWNPRPETDSENGRVVEDMEGAAQANQRRMNADPLEVMLLNMGYRITGLRGVGPDGSDDEDSSEGQVQCRPS; encoded by the exons ATGACTACTGTCAACATCACCAGAGATATTCTGCACAGGCAGATACAG GACAAGAGAGCATCAAGCTTTCAAAGGTTCTACCATGTAACTGACCCGTTCATCAAGAGACTTGGACTGGAGGCCGAGCTTCAG GGCCATACTGGCTGTGTCAACTGTTTGGAGTGGAATGAACGAGGAGA TCTGCTGGCCTCAGGTTCAGATGATCAACATGCCATCATCTGGGATCCATTCAGACATAAGAAGCTTACTACTATGCACACAGGTCATGCAGCAAATATATTCTCTGTAAAG TTCCTCCCTCACTCTGGGGACAGAATATTGGTAACAGGTGCAGCTGACACAAAGGTCCACGTGCATGACCTGACTGTGAAGGAAACCATCCATATGTTTTCTGATCATACCAACAGAGTTAAGCGCATTGCCACTGCACCCATGTGGCCTAACACGTTCTGGAGTGCTGCAGAGGATGGCATTATCAG ACAATATGACTTGCGGGAGAGCAGTAAACGTTCAGAAGTGCTAATCGACTTGACAGAGTTTTGTGGTCAGCTAGTTGAGGCTAAGTGTCTAGCTATCAACCCACGGGACAACAACTACCTAGCAGTGGGAGCCAATGGTCCCTTTGTACGCCTCTATGACATCAGGATGATTCACAATTACAG GAAATCTTTGATTCAGAGCACATCAGCAGCTGTTCACACATTCTGTGACAGGCAGAAGCCGATCCCAGATGGAGCAGGGCAGTATTATGTTGCAG GGCACCTTCCAGTGAAACTCCCAGACTACAATAACCGCCTAAGGGTTCTGGTGGCCACCTATGTCACCTTCAGTCCAGATGGCACCGAGTTGCTTGTTAACATGGGTGGGGAACAG GTGTATTTGTTTGacttaacatttaaacagaGGCCATACACATTCTTGATCCCAAAAATGTCATCAACAG GAGATGTGCAGAATGGAAAGACGACAAATGGGGTCTCGAATGGAATTCACTTGCCAAACAGCCATATTCGCTTTGCTGGAACAAAGATGTGCACAAG tTCTGAGCTCCCTCCTCACttggaaaaaataaagcaacaagCTAATGACGCATTTGCCCGGCAGCAGTGGACTCAGGCCATCCAGCTATATAGCTTAGGTATTCATCGGGCCAGCTGTAATGCCATGCTCTATGGGAACCGGGCTGCAGCCTATATGAAACGCAAGTG GGATGGAGACCATTATGATGCTCTCAGGGACTGTCTGAAGGCTCTGACACTAAACCCCGGCCACCTGAAAGCACACTTCAGACTTGCGCGGTGTCTGTTTGAGCTAAAGTATGTGGCTGAGGCTCTGGAGTGTTTGGATGATTTCAAGGGAAAGTTTCCAGAGCAGGCACACAGTAGTGCCTGTGATGCCTTAGATAAAGACATTAAGGCTGCTCTCTTCTCCAAAACAGAATCAG CAGAAGATAAGAAGGCCAACAGCTCTATTCGATTCCACTCCTTCAGTCAGAAGGAGTCCATCCCTGAAGATGAATTAGTCCTGAGAGAGCGCAGCTTTGACTACAAGCACAGATACTGCGGTCACTGCAACACTACCACTGACATCAAAGAGGCCAACTTCTTTGGAAG CAAAGGCCAGTACATTGTCAGTGGCTCAGACGATGGGTCCTTCTTTATCTGGGAAAAGGAGACAACTAATCTGGTGAGGATCCTGCAGGGAGATGAGTCCATAGTCAACTGCCTTCAGCCCCACCCCAGCTACTGCTTCCTTGCTACTAGTGGTATTGACCCTGTGGTTCGATTATGGAACCCCAGACCGGAG acagacagcgagAATGGACGAGTGGTGGAGGACATGGAGGGTGCTGCTCAGGCGAACCAGCGGCGTATGAATGCTGACCCACTGGAGGTTATGCTGCTTAACATGGGCTATCGCATCACAGGCCTGCGTGGCGTCGGCCCTGATGGATCAGATGATGAAGACAGCTCAGAGGGACAAGTACAATGTCGGCCAAGCTAA
- the wdtc1 gene encoding WD and tetratricopeptide repeats protein 1 isoform X2, translating to MFCGQAMTTVNITRDILHRQIQDKRASSFQRFYHVTDPFIKRLGLEAELQGHTGCVNCLEWNERGDLLASGSDDQHAIIWDPFRHKKLTTMHTGHAANIFSVKFLPHSGDRILVTGAADTKVHVHDLTVKETIHMFSDHTNRVKRIATAPMWPNTFWSAAEDGIIRQYDLRESSKRSEVLIDLTEFCGQLVEAKCLAINPRDNNYLAVGANGPFVRLYDIRMIHNYRKSLIQSTSAAVHTFCDRQKPIPDGAGQYYVAGHLPVKLPDYNNRLRVLVATYVTFSPDGTELLVNMGGEQVYLFDLTFKQRPYTFLIPKMSSTDVQNGKTTNGVSNGIHLPNSHIRFAGTKMCTSSELPPHLEKIKQQANDAFARQQWTQAIQLYSLGIHRASCNAMLYGNRAAAYMKRKWDGDHYDALRDCLKALTLNPGHLKAHFRLARCLFELKYVAEALECLDDFKGKFPEQAHSSACDALDKDIKAALFSKTESAEDKKANSSIRFHSFSQKESIPEDELVLRERSFDYKHRYCGHCNTTTDIKEANFFGSKGQYIVSGSDDGSFFIWEKETTNLVRILQGDESIVNCLQPHPSYCFLATSGIDPVVRLWNPRPETDSENGRVVEDMEGAAQANQRRMNADPLEVMLLNMGYRITGLRGVGPDGSDDEDSSEGQVQCRPS from the exons ATGTTTTGTGGTCAGGCCATGACTACTGTCAACATCACCAGAGATATTCTGCACAGGCAGATACAG GACAAGAGAGCATCAAGCTTTCAAAGGTTCTACCATGTAACTGACCCGTTCATCAAGAGACTTGGACTGGAGGCCGAGCTTCAG GGCCATACTGGCTGTGTCAACTGTTTGGAGTGGAATGAACGAGGAGA TCTGCTGGCCTCAGGTTCAGATGATCAACATGCCATCATCTGGGATCCATTCAGACATAAGAAGCTTACTACTATGCACACAGGTCATGCAGCAAATATATTCTCTGTAAAG TTCCTCCCTCACTCTGGGGACAGAATATTGGTAACAGGTGCAGCTGACACAAAGGTCCACGTGCATGACCTGACTGTGAAGGAAACCATCCATATGTTTTCTGATCATACCAACAGAGTTAAGCGCATTGCCACTGCACCCATGTGGCCTAACACGTTCTGGAGTGCTGCAGAGGATGGCATTATCAG ACAATATGACTTGCGGGAGAGCAGTAAACGTTCAGAAGTGCTAATCGACTTGACAGAGTTTTGTGGTCAGCTAGTTGAGGCTAAGTGTCTAGCTATCAACCCACGGGACAACAACTACCTAGCAGTGGGAGCCAATGGTCCCTTTGTACGCCTCTATGACATCAGGATGATTCACAATTACAG GAAATCTTTGATTCAGAGCACATCAGCAGCTGTTCACACATTCTGTGACAGGCAGAAGCCGATCCCAGATGGAGCAGGGCAGTATTATGTTGCAG GGCACCTTCCAGTGAAACTCCCAGACTACAATAACCGCCTAAGGGTTCTGGTGGCCACCTATGTCACCTTCAGTCCAGATGGCACCGAGTTGCTTGTTAACATGGGTGGGGAACAG GTGTATTTGTTTGacttaacatttaaacagaGGCCATACACATTCTTGATCCCAAAAATGTCATCAACAG ATGTGCAGAATGGAAAGACGACAAATGGGGTCTCGAATGGAATTCACTTGCCAAACAGCCATATTCGCTTTGCTGGAACAAAGATGTGCACAAG tTCTGAGCTCCCTCCTCACttggaaaaaataaagcaacaagCTAATGACGCATTTGCCCGGCAGCAGTGGACTCAGGCCATCCAGCTATATAGCTTAGGTATTCATCGGGCCAGCTGTAATGCCATGCTCTATGGGAACCGGGCTGCAGCCTATATGAAACGCAAGTG GGATGGAGACCATTATGATGCTCTCAGGGACTGTCTGAAGGCTCTGACACTAAACCCCGGCCACCTGAAAGCACACTTCAGACTTGCGCGGTGTCTGTTTGAGCTAAAGTATGTGGCTGAGGCTCTGGAGTGTTTGGATGATTTCAAGGGAAAGTTTCCAGAGCAGGCACACAGTAGTGCCTGTGATGCCTTAGATAAAGACATTAAGGCTGCTCTCTTCTCCAAAACAGAATCAG CAGAAGATAAGAAGGCCAACAGCTCTATTCGATTCCACTCCTTCAGTCAGAAGGAGTCCATCCCTGAAGATGAATTAGTCCTGAGAGAGCGCAGCTTTGACTACAAGCACAGATACTGCGGTCACTGCAACACTACCACTGACATCAAAGAGGCCAACTTCTTTGGAAG CAAAGGCCAGTACATTGTCAGTGGCTCAGACGATGGGTCCTTCTTTATCTGGGAAAAGGAGACAACTAATCTGGTGAGGATCCTGCAGGGAGATGAGTCCATAGTCAACTGCCTTCAGCCCCACCCCAGCTACTGCTTCCTTGCTACTAGTGGTATTGACCCTGTGGTTCGATTATGGAACCCCAGACCGGAG acagacagcgagAATGGACGAGTGGTGGAGGACATGGAGGGTGCTGCTCAGGCGAACCAGCGGCGTATGAATGCTGACCCACTGGAGGTTATGCTGCTTAACATGGGCTATCGCATCACAGGCCTGCGTGGCGTCGGCCCTGATGGATCAGATGATGAAGACAGCTCAGAGGGACAAGTACAATGTCGGCCAAGCTAA